A single region of the Micropterus dolomieu isolate WLL.071019.BEF.003 ecotype Adirondacks linkage group LG18, ASM2129224v1, whole genome shotgun sequence genome encodes:
- the eif4ba gene encoding eukaryotic translation initiation factor 4Ba isoform X3 produces the protein MAASAKKKNKKGKTLTLTDFLAEDTGGSSAVPSYPTKTTSWADETDDLEGDVSTSWHTEEDTYRAPPIDRSILPTAPRSAREPNIDRSRLPRSPPYTAFLGNLPYDVTEDSIKDFFRGLAISAVRLPREPSNPERLKGFGYAEFDDVDSLLSALSLNEENLGNRRIRVDIADQSNDKERDSGMMGGRDRGRMSDMGPDKTDTDWRARPSADADDGPPKRDDAFGERSRDRYESGGYRDGPRRDNDRYEGGRDRYRDRYDDRDRREFDRGGFDSRGGGGGRRAFGSGFRRDYDDSRGSSDRYGERDRYGERDRYGDRDEKRDERREERGPQQRPKLNLKPRSVPKEEEASSGGGGTSPAAAPSSGSRASSIFGAAKPVDTAAKEREVEERLKKEEERLQRQLEEDKGRGPDRKMRDRDPSWRNEESHTERSRTASESSQPGSTSGRGSRCRDGERSGDNEVFSGREGEPSSPGSSPLPPSTGSSKEPLKVMPAPPPKENVWAKRSAVSTGSSDGDGRPLVSPVSPGGSAPPKLSSPGSVDDLGCGKERITEETETPDHPQSQRNSKKPQPPSSAQPVSTPLC, from the exons ATGGCGGCGTCAG CtaagaagaagaataagaagGGGAAGACTCTCACCCTGACTGACTTCCTGGCAGAGGACACTGGCGGCAGCAGTGCAGTCCCAAGCTACCCAACCAAAACCACTAGCTGGGCAGATGAAACTGACGACCTGGAGGGAGATG TCTCAACTTCATGGCACACGGAGGAGGATACATACCGGGCGCCACCCATTGACCGCTCCATCCTGCCCACAGCGCCTCGCTCagctcgtgaacccaatattgacCGGTCCCGACTGCCCCGCAGCCCGCCATACACAGCCTTCCTGGGCAACCTGCCGTATGATGTCACTGAGGACTCGATCAAAGACTTCTTCCGCGGTTTGGCA ATCAGTGCTGTGCGTCTGCCCCGAGAGCCCAGTaacccagagaggctgaaggGCTTTGGCTATGCTGAATTTGATGACGTGGATTCCCTCCTGAGTGCCCTTAGTCTCaatgaggag AACCTGGGAAACCGAAGGATCCGTGTGGATATTGCAGACCAGTCCAATGATAAAG agagagacagtggaaTGATGGGAGGCAGAGACAGGGGAAGGATGTCGGACATGGGTCCTGACAAGACAGACACTGACTGGAGAGCTCGGCCCAGTGCAGACGCAGACGATGGACCTCCCAAGAGAGATGATGCCTTTGGAGAGA GATCACGAGACCGTTATGAGTCGGGAGGTTACAGAGATGGACCGCGACGGGACAATGACCGCTACGAAGGTGGAAGAGACCGTTACCGGGATCGCTATGACGACAGGGACCGCAGAGAGTTTGATAGAGGAG GTTTTGACTCtcgtggtggtggaggtgggcGTCGTGCCTTTGGCAGTGGCTTCCGCCGCGATTATGATGACAGTCGGGGTAGCAGTGACCGTTATGGAGAGCGGGATCGTTATGGAGAGCGGGATCGTTATGGAGACCGTGACGAGAAGCGGGATGAGAGGCGTGAGGAGAGAG GTCCTCAACAGAGACCCAAGTTGAACCTTAAGCCCCGTAGTGTGCCCAAGGAAGAGGAAGCAAGCAGCGGCGGCGGTGGAACTTCCCCAGCTGCAGCTCCGAGCTCCGGCAGCAGAGCATCATCCATCTTTGGCGCGGCCAAGCCGGTTGACACAGCAGCCAaggagagggaggtggaggagaggctgaagaaagaggaagagaggctGCAGAGGCAGCTGGAAGAGGACAAAGGCCGGGGACCCGACAGAAAGATGCGAGACAG ggaCCCAAGCTGGCGCAATGAGGAATCGCATACTGAGCGATCTCGCACAGCAAGCGAGTCTTCACAGCCAGGAAGCACTTCTGGAAGAG GGTCCCGGTGTCGAGATGGCGAGCGCTCTGGGGACAATGAGGTGTTCAGTGGGAGAGAAGGTGAACCCTCCTCCCCTGGGTCCTCCCCGCTGCCCCCCTCTACCGGCTCCTCCAAGGAGCCCCTGAAGGTGATGCCCGCTCCTCCTCCTAAGGAGAATGTCTGGGCCAAAAGAAGTGCAGTCAGCACAGGCTCTAGCGATGGTGATGGCCGACCTCTAGTCTCTCCTGTCTCCCCAGGTGGTTCAGCTCCTCCCAAGCTCAG CTCCCCAGGTTCTGTGGATGATTTGGGATGTGGAAAAG AAAGGATAACAGAAGAGACCGAGACTCCAGACCACCCCCAGAGCCAAAGAAATTCGAAGAAACCCCAACCCCC AAGTTCAGCTCAGCCAGTAAGTACGCCGCTTTGCTAA
- the eif4ba gene encoding eukaryotic translation initiation factor 4Ba isoform X1 → MAASAKKKNKKGKTLTLTDFLAEDTGGSSAVPSYPTKTTSWADETDDLEGDVSTSWHTEEDTYRAPPIDRSILPTAPRSAREPNIDRSRLPRSPPYTAFLGNLPYDVTEDSIKDFFRGLAISAVRLPREPSNPERLKGFGYAEFDDVDSLLSALSLNEENLGNRRIRVDIADQSNDKERDSGMMGGRDRGRMSDMGPDKTDTDWRARPSADADDGPPKRDDAFGERSRDRYESGGYRDGPRRDNDRYEGGRDRYRDRYDDRDRREFDRGGFDSRGGGGGRRAFGSGFRRDYDDSRGSSDRYGERDRYGERDRYGDRDEKRDERREERGPQQRPKLNLKPRSVPKEEEASSGGGGTSPAAAPSSGSRASSIFGAAKPVDTAAKEREVEERLKKEEERLQRQLEEDKGRGPDRKMRDRDPSWRNEESHTERSRTASESSQPGSTSGRGSRCRDGERSGDNEVFSGREGEPSSPGSSPLPPSTGSSKEPLKVMPAPPPKENVWAKRSAVSTGSSDGDGRPLVSPVSPGGSAPPKLSSPGSVDDLGCGKDENKAEGVRRDRGPPRARGGPAGPGAGRGRGEGPNRDRRKEADRKDNRRDRDSRPPPEPKKFEETPTPKFSSASKYAALLMDGDDAEDVE, encoded by the exons ATGGCGGCGTCAG CtaagaagaagaataagaagGGGAAGACTCTCACCCTGACTGACTTCCTGGCAGAGGACACTGGCGGCAGCAGTGCAGTCCCAAGCTACCCAACCAAAACCACTAGCTGGGCAGATGAAACTGACGACCTGGAGGGAGATG TCTCAACTTCATGGCACACGGAGGAGGATACATACCGGGCGCCACCCATTGACCGCTCCATCCTGCCCACAGCGCCTCGCTCagctcgtgaacccaatattgacCGGTCCCGACTGCCCCGCAGCCCGCCATACACAGCCTTCCTGGGCAACCTGCCGTATGATGTCACTGAGGACTCGATCAAAGACTTCTTCCGCGGTTTGGCA ATCAGTGCTGTGCGTCTGCCCCGAGAGCCCAGTaacccagagaggctgaaggGCTTTGGCTATGCTGAATTTGATGACGTGGATTCCCTCCTGAGTGCCCTTAGTCTCaatgaggag AACCTGGGAAACCGAAGGATCCGTGTGGATATTGCAGACCAGTCCAATGATAAAG agagagacagtggaaTGATGGGAGGCAGAGACAGGGGAAGGATGTCGGACATGGGTCCTGACAAGACAGACACTGACTGGAGAGCTCGGCCCAGTGCAGACGCAGACGATGGACCTCCCAAGAGAGATGATGCCTTTGGAGAGA GATCACGAGACCGTTATGAGTCGGGAGGTTACAGAGATGGACCGCGACGGGACAATGACCGCTACGAAGGTGGAAGAGACCGTTACCGGGATCGCTATGACGACAGGGACCGCAGAGAGTTTGATAGAGGAG GTTTTGACTCtcgtggtggtggaggtgggcGTCGTGCCTTTGGCAGTGGCTTCCGCCGCGATTATGATGACAGTCGGGGTAGCAGTGACCGTTATGGAGAGCGGGATCGTTATGGAGAGCGGGATCGTTATGGAGACCGTGACGAGAAGCGGGATGAGAGGCGTGAGGAGAGAG GTCCTCAACAGAGACCCAAGTTGAACCTTAAGCCCCGTAGTGTGCCCAAGGAAGAGGAAGCAAGCAGCGGCGGCGGTGGAACTTCCCCAGCTGCAGCTCCGAGCTCCGGCAGCAGAGCATCATCCATCTTTGGCGCGGCCAAGCCGGTTGACACAGCAGCCAaggagagggaggtggaggagaggctgaagaaagaggaagagaggctGCAGAGGCAGCTGGAAGAGGACAAAGGCCGGGGACCCGACAGAAAGATGCGAGACAG ggaCCCAAGCTGGCGCAATGAGGAATCGCATACTGAGCGATCTCGCACAGCAAGCGAGTCTTCACAGCCAGGAAGCACTTCTGGAAGAG GGTCCCGGTGTCGAGATGGCGAGCGCTCTGGGGACAATGAGGTGTTCAGTGGGAGAGAAGGTGAACCCTCCTCCCCTGGGTCCTCCCCGCTGCCCCCCTCTACCGGCTCCTCCAAGGAGCCCCTGAAGGTGATGCCCGCTCCTCCTCCTAAGGAGAATGTCTGGGCCAAAAGAAGTGCAGTCAGCACAGGCTCTAGCGATGGTGATGGCCGACCTCTAGTCTCTCCTGTCTCCCCAGGTGGTTCAGCTCCTCCCAAGCTCAG CTCCCCAGGTTCTGTGGATGATTTGGGATGTGGAAAAG ATGAGAACAAGGCTGAAGGTGTGCGTCGGGACCGAGGGCCCCCACGGGCAAGAGGGGGGCCTGCAGGGCCTGGAGCAGGGCGGGGCCGAGGAGAGGGGCCCAACAGAGACCGAAGAAAGGAGGCCGACAG AAAGGATAACAGAAGAGACCGAGACTCCAGACCACCCCCAGAGCCAAAGAAATTCGAAGAAACCCCAACCCCC AAGTTCAGCTCAGCCAGTAAGTACGCCGCTTTGCTAATGGACGGAGATGATGCAGAGGACGTAGAATAG
- the eif4ba gene encoding eukaryotic translation initiation factor 4Ba isoform X4, with protein sequence MAASAKKKNKKGKTLTLTDFLAEDTGGSSAVPSYPTKTTSWADETDDLEGDVSTSWHTEEDTYRAPPIDRSILPTAPRSAREPNIDRSRLPRSPPYTAFLGNLPYDVTEDSIKDFFRGLAISAVRLPREPSNPERLKGFGYAEFDDVDSLLSALSLNEENLGNRRIRVDIADQSNDKERDSGMMGGRDRGRMSDMGPDKTDTDWRARPSADADDGPPKRDDAFGERSRDRYESGGYRDGPRRDNDRYEGGRDRYRDRYDDRDRREFDRGGFDSRGGGGGRRAFGSGFRRDYDDSRGSSDRYGERDRYGERDRYGDRDEKRDERREERGPQQRPKLNLKPRSVPKEEEASSGGGGTSPAAAPSSGSRASSIFGAAKPVDTAAKEREVEERLKKEEERLQRQLEEDKGRGPDRKMRDRDPSWRNEESHTERSRTASESSQPGSTSGRGSRCRDGERSGDNEVFSGREGEPSSPGSSPLPPSTGSSKEPLKVMPAPPPKENVWAKRSAVSTGSSDGDGRPLVSPVSPGGSAPPKLSSPGSVDDLGCGKEVQLSQ encoded by the exons ATGGCGGCGTCAG CtaagaagaagaataagaagGGGAAGACTCTCACCCTGACTGACTTCCTGGCAGAGGACACTGGCGGCAGCAGTGCAGTCCCAAGCTACCCAACCAAAACCACTAGCTGGGCAGATGAAACTGACGACCTGGAGGGAGATG TCTCAACTTCATGGCACACGGAGGAGGATACATACCGGGCGCCACCCATTGACCGCTCCATCCTGCCCACAGCGCCTCGCTCagctcgtgaacccaatattgacCGGTCCCGACTGCCCCGCAGCCCGCCATACACAGCCTTCCTGGGCAACCTGCCGTATGATGTCACTGAGGACTCGATCAAAGACTTCTTCCGCGGTTTGGCA ATCAGTGCTGTGCGTCTGCCCCGAGAGCCCAGTaacccagagaggctgaaggGCTTTGGCTATGCTGAATTTGATGACGTGGATTCCCTCCTGAGTGCCCTTAGTCTCaatgaggag AACCTGGGAAACCGAAGGATCCGTGTGGATATTGCAGACCAGTCCAATGATAAAG agagagacagtggaaTGATGGGAGGCAGAGACAGGGGAAGGATGTCGGACATGGGTCCTGACAAGACAGACACTGACTGGAGAGCTCGGCCCAGTGCAGACGCAGACGATGGACCTCCCAAGAGAGATGATGCCTTTGGAGAGA GATCACGAGACCGTTATGAGTCGGGAGGTTACAGAGATGGACCGCGACGGGACAATGACCGCTACGAAGGTGGAAGAGACCGTTACCGGGATCGCTATGACGACAGGGACCGCAGAGAGTTTGATAGAGGAG GTTTTGACTCtcgtggtggtggaggtgggcGTCGTGCCTTTGGCAGTGGCTTCCGCCGCGATTATGATGACAGTCGGGGTAGCAGTGACCGTTATGGAGAGCGGGATCGTTATGGAGAGCGGGATCGTTATGGAGACCGTGACGAGAAGCGGGATGAGAGGCGTGAGGAGAGAG GTCCTCAACAGAGACCCAAGTTGAACCTTAAGCCCCGTAGTGTGCCCAAGGAAGAGGAAGCAAGCAGCGGCGGCGGTGGAACTTCCCCAGCTGCAGCTCCGAGCTCCGGCAGCAGAGCATCATCCATCTTTGGCGCGGCCAAGCCGGTTGACACAGCAGCCAaggagagggaggtggaggagaggctgaagaaagaggaagagaggctGCAGAGGCAGCTGGAAGAGGACAAAGGCCGGGGACCCGACAGAAAGATGCGAGACAG ggaCCCAAGCTGGCGCAATGAGGAATCGCATACTGAGCGATCTCGCACAGCAAGCGAGTCTTCACAGCCAGGAAGCACTTCTGGAAGAG GGTCCCGGTGTCGAGATGGCGAGCGCTCTGGGGACAATGAGGTGTTCAGTGGGAGAGAAGGTGAACCCTCCTCCCCTGGGTCCTCCCCGCTGCCCCCCTCTACCGGCTCCTCCAAGGAGCCCCTGAAGGTGATGCCCGCTCCTCCTCCTAAGGAGAATGTCTGGGCCAAAAGAAGTGCAGTCAGCACAGGCTCTAGCGATGGTGATGGCCGACCTCTAGTCTCTCCTGTCTCCCCAGGTGGTTCAGCTCCTCCCAAGCTCAG CTCCCCAGGTTCTGTGGATGATTTGGGATGTGGAAAAG AAGTTCAGCTCAGCCAGTAA
- the eif4ba gene encoding eukaryotic translation initiation factor 4Ba isoform X2, translating to MAASAKKKNKKGKTLTLTDFLAEDTGGSSAVPSYPTKTTSWADETDDLEGDVSTSWHTEEDTYRAPPIDRSILPTAPRSAREPNIDRSRLPRSPPYTAFLGNLPYDVTEDSIKDFFRGLAISAVRLPREPSNPERLKGFGYAEFDDVDSLLSALSLNEENLGNRRIRVDIADQSNDKERDSGMMGGRDRGRMSDMGPDKTDTDWRARPSADADDGPPKRDDAFGERSRDRYESGGYRDGPRRDNDRYEGGRDRYRDRYDDRDRREFDRGGFDSRGGGGGRRAFGSGFRRDYDDSRGSSDRYGERDRYGERDRYGDRDEKRDERREERGPQQRPKLNLKPRSVPKEEEASSGGGGTSPAAAPSSGSRASSIFGAAKPVDTAAKEREVEERLKKEEERLQRQLEEDKGRGPDRKMRDRDPSWRNEESHTERSRTASESSQPGSTSGRGSRCRDGERSGDNEVFSGREGEPSSPGSSPLPPSTGSSKEPLKVMPAPPPKENVWAKRSAVSTGSSDGDGRPLVSPVSPGGSAPPKLSSPGSVDDLGCGKDENKAEGVRRDRGPPRARGGPAGPGAGRGRGEGPNRDRRKEADRSSAQPVSTPLC from the exons ATGGCGGCGTCAG CtaagaagaagaataagaagGGGAAGACTCTCACCCTGACTGACTTCCTGGCAGAGGACACTGGCGGCAGCAGTGCAGTCCCAAGCTACCCAACCAAAACCACTAGCTGGGCAGATGAAACTGACGACCTGGAGGGAGATG TCTCAACTTCATGGCACACGGAGGAGGATACATACCGGGCGCCACCCATTGACCGCTCCATCCTGCCCACAGCGCCTCGCTCagctcgtgaacccaatattgacCGGTCCCGACTGCCCCGCAGCCCGCCATACACAGCCTTCCTGGGCAACCTGCCGTATGATGTCACTGAGGACTCGATCAAAGACTTCTTCCGCGGTTTGGCA ATCAGTGCTGTGCGTCTGCCCCGAGAGCCCAGTaacccagagaggctgaaggGCTTTGGCTATGCTGAATTTGATGACGTGGATTCCCTCCTGAGTGCCCTTAGTCTCaatgaggag AACCTGGGAAACCGAAGGATCCGTGTGGATATTGCAGACCAGTCCAATGATAAAG agagagacagtggaaTGATGGGAGGCAGAGACAGGGGAAGGATGTCGGACATGGGTCCTGACAAGACAGACACTGACTGGAGAGCTCGGCCCAGTGCAGACGCAGACGATGGACCTCCCAAGAGAGATGATGCCTTTGGAGAGA GATCACGAGACCGTTATGAGTCGGGAGGTTACAGAGATGGACCGCGACGGGACAATGACCGCTACGAAGGTGGAAGAGACCGTTACCGGGATCGCTATGACGACAGGGACCGCAGAGAGTTTGATAGAGGAG GTTTTGACTCtcgtggtggtggaggtgggcGTCGTGCCTTTGGCAGTGGCTTCCGCCGCGATTATGATGACAGTCGGGGTAGCAGTGACCGTTATGGAGAGCGGGATCGTTATGGAGAGCGGGATCGTTATGGAGACCGTGACGAGAAGCGGGATGAGAGGCGTGAGGAGAGAG GTCCTCAACAGAGACCCAAGTTGAACCTTAAGCCCCGTAGTGTGCCCAAGGAAGAGGAAGCAAGCAGCGGCGGCGGTGGAACTTCCCCAGCTGCAGCTCCGAGCTCCGGCAGCAGAGCATCATCCATCTTTGGCGCGGCCAAGCCGGTTGACACAGCAGCCAaggagagggaggtggaggagaggctgaagaaagaggaagagaggctGCAGAGGCAGCTGGAAGAGGACAAAGGCCGGGGACCCGACAGAAAGATGCGAGACAG ggaCCCAAGCTGGCGCAATGAGGAATCGCATACTGAGCGATCTCGCACAGCAAGCGAGTCTTCACAGCCAGGAAGCACTTCTGGAAGAG GGTCCCGGTGTCGAGATGGCGAGCGCTCTGGGGACAATGAGGTGTTCAGTGGGAGAGAAGGTGAACCCTCCTCCCCTGGGTCCTCCCCGCTGCCCCCCTCTACCGGCTCCTCCAAGGAGCCCCTGAAGGTGATGCCCGCTCCTCCTCCTAAGGAGAATGTCTGGGCCAAAAGAAGTGCAGTCAGCACAGGCTCTAGCGATGGTGATGGCCGACCTCTAGTCTCTCCTGTCTCCCCAGGTGGTTCAGCTCCTCCCAAGCTCAG CTCCCCAGGTTCTGTGGATGATTTGGGATGTGGAAAAG ATGAGAACAAGGCTGAAGGTGTGCGTCGGGACCGAGGGCCCCCACGGGCAAGAGGGGGGCCTGCAGGGCCTGGAGCAGGGCGGGGCCGAGGAGAGGGGCCCAACAGAGACCGAAGAAAGGAGGCCGACAG AAGTTCAGCTCAGCCAGTAAGTACGCCGCTTTGCTAA